A window of Pedobacter lusitanus contains these coding sequences:
- a CDS encoding 7-carboxy-7-deazaguanine synthase QueE, with product MAHNIPADGTLLPLMEEFYTIQGEGFNTGKAAYFIRLGGCDVGCHWCDVKESWDAELHPLTSADDIAEKADTFPGKAVVITGGEPLIYNMDYLTKKLQEKNILTFIETSGAYPLSGSWDWICLSPKKFKAPRPDITPFANELKVIVFNKSDFEWAEKYAETVSPTCKLYLQPEWSKSKEITPMIIDYVMANPKWEISLQTHKYLNIP from the coding sequence ATGGCACATAATATTCCAGCAGACGGCACATTGCTTCCATTAATGGAAGAATTTTACACTATTCAGGGTGAAGGTTTTAACACAGGCAAAGCTGCCTATTTTATTCGTCTTGGAGGTTGCGATGTGGGTTGTCACTGGTGTGATGTGAAGGAAAGCTGGGATGCTGAACTTCACCCGCTGACTTCAGCTGATGATATTGCAGAAAAAGCAGACACCTTTCCTGGTAAGGCCGTAGTCATCACTGGTGGAGAACCATTGATCTACAACATGGATTACCTGACAAAAAAACTTCAGGAGAAAAACATCCTGACTTTTATTGAAACTTCCGGTGCTTATCCCCTGTCCGGCAGCTGGGACTGGATTTGTCTGTCTCCAAAAAAATTCAAAGCTCCACGTCCGGACATTACCCCTTTCGCTAATGAATTAAAGGTAATTGTCTTTAATAAAAGTGATTTTGAGTGGGCAGAAAAATATGCAGAAACGGTATCTCCTACCTGTAAACTTTATCTTCAGCCTGAGTGGTCAAAATCCAAAGAAATTACGCCTATGATTATAGATTATGTAATGGCTAACCCGAAATGGGAAATTTCATTACAAACACATAAATATTTAAATATTCCTTAA
- a CDS encoding Rieske (2Fe-2S) protein → MAELRWYKIDVEIPEGDFVRQLNIAGKKLCLLRHQDQIHLVQNTCPHAGGILSGGWCEKGKLICPIHRYAYDLVSGRGAEGQGDYINIYPVRQEADGFYAGFKQSLFSRFFKK, encoded by the coding sequence ATGGCTGAATTACGCTGGTATAAAATTGATGTGGAAATTCCCGAAGGGGATTTTGTCAGGCAGTTAAACATTGCCGGTAAAAAATTATGCCTGCTCAGACATCAGGATCAGATTCATCTGGTACAAAATACTTGTCCTCATGCCGGTGGTATACTAAGTGGAGGATGGTGCGAAAAAGGAAAACTTATTTGCCCTATTCACCGCTATGCCTATGATTTAGTTAGCGGAAGAGGAGCAGAGGGGCAGGGCGATTATATCAATATCTATCCGGTACGTCAGGAAGCAGATGGTTTTTATGCCGGATTTAAACAAAGTTTGTTCAGCCGTTTCTTTAAAAAATAA
- a CDS encoding bifunctional 5,10-methylenetetrahydrofolate dehydrogenase/5,10-methenyltetrahydrofolate cyclohydrolase yields the protein MQLLDGKFASEKIKLEIAAEAADFLAQSGRKPHLLAILVGNDGGSETYVASKMKNCEKVGFQSSLIRYNTDVTEEELLEKIREINSDAGIDGLIVQLPLPNHIDPEKVTEAIDHRKDVDGFHPVNLGRMMRNLPCFIPATPYGILLLLKAYGIDTAGKHCVVVGRSNIVGSPMSILMARNANPGNCTVTLTHSKTANLKEIALQADIIIAAIGKKNFVTADMVKPGAIIIDVGINREVSETTKSGYKLYGDVDFEHVAPLASWITPVPGGVGLMTIVGLLKNTLASAKKEIYP from the coding sequence ATGCAGTTACTGGACGGAAAATTCGCATCAGAAAAGATTAAATTAGAAATAGCGGCAGAAGCGGCAGATTTTTTAGCACAAAGCGGACGTAAACCTCATTTATTAGCCATACTGGTAGGTAATGATGGCGGAAGTGAAACTTATGTGGCCAGTAAGATGAAAAACTGCGAAAAAGTGGGCTTTCAATCTTCACTGATCAGATATAATACAGATGTAACTGAAGAAGAGTTGCTTGAAAAGATTCGTGAGATTAACAGTGATGCAGGTATAGATGGACTGATTGTTCAGCTTCCGCTTCCAAACCATATAGATCCGGAGAAAGTAACCGAAGCAATCGACCACCGTAAAGATGTAGACGGCTTCCACCCGGTAAACCTGGGACGTATGATGCGTAACCTGCCTTGTTTTATCCCTGCTACTCCTTATGGTATCCTGTTATTACTTAAAGCTTATGGAATTGATACTGCAGGTAAACATTGTGTAGTTGTCGGACGTAGCAATATTGTTGGCAGCCCGATGAGTATTCTAATGGCACGTAACGCAAATCCAGGAAATTGTACAGTGACACTGACACACAGTAAAACTGCCAATCTGAAAGAAATTGCTTTACAGGCAGATATTATTATTGCCGCTATAGGGAAAAAGAATTTTGTTACTGCAGATATGGTGAAACCAGGTGCGATCATTATTGATGTAGGTATTAATAGAGAAGTATCGGAAACAACAAAATCAGGTTATAAATTATATGGTGATGTTGATTTCGAACATGTAGCTCCATTAGCTTCATGGATCACACCGGTACCTGGTGGAGTTGGCCTGATGACTATCGTTGGTTTACTTAAAAACACTCTGGCCTCAGCTAAAAAAGAAATCTATCCTTAA